The Ziziphus jujuba cultivar Dongzao chromosome 7, ASM3175591v1 genome includes a region encoding these proteins:
- the LOC107423788 gene encoding pentatricopeptide repeat-containing protein At4g01400, mitochondrial codes for MQLQQCFIRSSKAVGALARYLIHSPKASSFLYSSEPHKQQPPTDQNQRHERQGEATAASAFGSSSRVQKLIASQSDPLLAKEIFDYAARQPNFRHSYSAYLTLILKLGRSNHFSLIDNLLIRLKAEGYTVTPILFSHIIKIYGEADMPDKALRTFYTMIEFHCKPLPKHLNRILEVLVAHRNHIRTAFDLFKNAHRYGVFPNTKSYNILMRAFCLNGELSIAYQLFNKMFKRDIVPDVESYRILMQGLCRKGQVNTAADFLEDMLNKGFVPDTLTYTTLLNSLCRKKKLKEAYKLLCRMKVKGCNPDIVHYNTIVLGFCREGRAIDACKVLEDMESNGCLPNMLSYRTLISGLCDQGILDEGKKYMEEMISKGFSPHFSLIHTLVNGLCNVGRVEEACGVLWEILMHGEVPHSDTWLMIVSRMCEGNEIGKIEEIEKEIQQKEIKQSRKYMV; via the coding sequence atgcaaTTGCAGCAATGTTTTATTCGATCCTCAAAAGCTGTGGGAGCACTGGCTCGCTATCTCATCCACTCACCAAAAGCTTCCTCTTTCCTTTACTCTTCGGAGCCCCATAAACAGCAACCCCCAACTGACCAAAACCAGAGACATGAACGCCAAGGTGAAGCGACTGCTGCTTCTGCATTTGGGTCTTCTTCAAGGGTCCAAAAGCTCATCGCCTCCCAATCGGATCCCCTGCTCGCCAAAGAGATATTTGACTACGCTGCTCGTCAACCCAATTTCCGCCATTCTTACTCTGCCTATCTCACCCTCATTCTCAAGCTTGGCCGTTCCAATCACTTCTCTCTCATTGACAACCTTCTCATCCGTCTCAAGGCTGAGGGTTACACCGTCACCCCTATTCTATTTTCCCACATCATTAAAATTTACGGAGAGGCCGATATGCCCGACAAGGCCCTCCGAACATTTTATACCATGATTGAATTCCATTGTAAGCCTTTGCCCAAACACTTGAACCGCATTCTTGAAGTTCTCGTTGCTCACCGGAATCACATCCGTACAGCTTTTGATCTTTTCAAGAATGCTCACCGCTATGGAGTTTTCCCCAATACTAAATCCTACAATATTCTCATGCGCGCCTTCTGCCTTAATGGTGAACTTAGCATTGCGTACCAACTGTTCAACAAAATGTTTAAGAGAGACATTGTCCCGGACGTGGAATCGTATCGCATTTTGATGCAAGGATTGTGTAGGAAGGGTCAGGTGAATACGGCAGCGGACTTTCTAGAGGATATGTTGAACAAAGGGTTTGTTCCTGATACGTTGACCTATACCACACTGTTGAACAGTTTGTGTAGGAAAAAGAAGCTCAAGGAGGCATACAAGCTTCTATGCAGGATGAAGGTTAAGGGTTGCAATCCCGATATCGTCCATTATAATACCATTGTACTTGGGTTTTGTAGAGAAGGGCGTGCAATTGATGCTTGTAAGGTTCttgaggatatggaatcaaatGGATGCTTACCCAATATGCTGTCTTACCGAACTTTGATTAGTGGTTTATGTGATCAAGGAATTCTTGATGAGGGAAAGAAATATATGGAGGAAATGATATCAAAGGGATTTTCTCCACATTTCTCTCTCATTCATACTTTAGTTAATGGTTTATGTAATGTTGGAAGAGTTGAGGAAGCTTGTGGTGTTCTATGGGAGATTCTAATGCACGGTGAAGTTCCTCATTCAGATACTTGGCTTATGATAGTTTCTAGGATGTGTGAAGGCAATGAGATTGGTAAAATAGAGGAAATTGAGAAAGAGATCCAACAGAAGGAAATAAAACAGTCGAGAAAGTATATGGTGTGA